The genomic interval tgtcttttaagtaaattgttgacggacgacgcacgacggacaaaaggcgatcacaaattCAATTAGTTAATAATCACTTGGCCACGAATTCCTACATTCTGAATATTCATGAAGTAAATGATCAGGGATCCGACAGAATGAATACATGTTTGacactttttcattttattccagtGCAGAACCAGAGCTGCTAGCTGATGCCAAACCTGAGCTACATGTAGCAAAACTGGAGCTGTATCCAGATGCCAAACCCAAGCTATCATCTGCTACACTGTCTAATCCAGACCATTTcaccatttttttctgaagagcCAGTATCAGCCTGAAATCaacatcagaaaaaaaaatgacaaaagcttgttactgttTGTAAGCacaggcattttttttacatcgaaatctgagggaaaaaagtgtgcCTTATAACCAGTCTTTTACgttactctatgtccttatatgcagcattccatagtaaacaaacacttagtgtgaccttgaccttttaggTAGGGACACCGGTCTTTCATGCGACACGacgtcttggtatgccaaacacatgtggcaagttattttaaaatctgttcagttattttaaaatctgtttatacaagagaaagttacatcCTGGACATCACCACCTAGGCAATTAGGAGTCAGATGGACTCCTCTTAAAGTCTTAGTGTCAAATGCTGGACTTCTGAATATGTGACCTCTACCAGCGTTCTTTGTGGTATCGGACTCATATATCTTTGACAATGGTTTAGAGGTTACAGTCGAccaaatttttaaatatttatgatgtGCTGTTCAAGTTAGTTTTTAGTCTTGCATGGCTGTCACAAAGGTCATTCCTGATATTGTACCATGTGTCAAGGCTAGCGTTGTTTTGTTAGAGCCTTTGCCAGGTCTGAGTCTAGTGCAAGCTCCCATACATATGTAGGTTTGTGCTAGTTCCAGCTATTGAACAACTGTTAGATTCAACATCTGTgaacagttttcatattttacatttttgagCTTTGTTGATGCTCAACCCAGCTGTCTTATGACCAACGGGATTTTATGTCACACTGGGGCCAAAACTTCCTACTTATTACTTCTTAATAAATATAGACCATACATGTCTAAGGATTTTCCATTAATAAAACAGTacagttgtaaatattttgttgattttatttcgcATGATATAAATAAGATATGAAACATAATAACGACTCAATTACAATTCAACATTTAAGAGTGGTGAGAGTGTATTTATACATAAAACTTTTCAACAAAGACAAAAGGACAAATGAAATTATAAGTTAACCTAAAATTATTTATGGCATTGTTCAAATATTAGTTTAGTGGCGTTTAACCATGTCAGCAGTTAGCTCCCGCTTAAATTATTGCCTCAGCCAATCACCTTTCAGCTTGATCTCACGTTGCACCTAACAGACAATCATTATGCGTTGTAGCCTTTAGTGATAAATTCTAATTTTGGTGAAAGCCTGGTCATTTCAAGTTTTAGCAAAGATTAAAAACATTGGTAAATAAAGTTTTGGTAGGAAGTGAGAATTGGCTAAGTTTACATGTACGCATCACTTTCCATGGTTTAGGTAACACACCATGTGAAGTACAAATATTCACGGCTTGGCTTTATTTACACGCCATGCTTTTCAAGTGCTTCAAATTATACACCCTGTTCTTCAAACTATCCACAGTTGATTCATCTTACATTATTCATGCCACTGGCTCTGATTTAATAAAAGCTTTCAACAATGACCATTTTCAATACCTGCCATATGAAGgcatttttttactttgtaacGTACATTTCATCAATGACTGGGCTCAGCCATATTTTATGAACCtattatacagtaaaactgtcgCCAGGGACCGAAACAAAatctcgagggaaccgatgtttcgagcgacccgattttcaattttccagtttgaaatgaaatatctttcagtgtattttaagtcgtcaaacagactgtttactaagacaccgattctTTCCTGTCAAGGACGTGAGTGGGCGTGTTGGTGTCTTGGTATAAGTAATGGGTCCTTCATTAGATTTCTCAggtgtttgacaattattttctttcatttgggtgtgacattttgaaagtaagGAACCCGATCTAGCTATCCCCCCAGTCATGGGTCCTTCACTAGATTGCTCAGGTGTTCGACAATTTGTAAGTTCTTTCTCatttgccatattgcaaagcaaagtgacaagaaggaattcttttcagagattccgatgttggatcgatatggtagtgtttaatcatatttttattactcatttaaatttctcacaatcaacttctcgtcattaacttgtcataattatcatcccaaatgcccatatcaattaatatcggtcatgcgttaacagtgataaacggtttttcacgCCTTATTAAATTGCCttttaactgtcattgcaatttttacaacttgcgaaaattttaacacctggcaattgtttgtttacacgcgttcgggaaaaaatgtgaaattatgacctcgagggagccataaggttttgtgcacgatttgtgtacttgggaccgaggatattgctcgactgctcgacataattaggtttcgaggcagcgtgggtatattttatatgaaaatagaaggaaaaaagttcgggacctaGCTcagacctcgagggaacgccggttctcgagcgaccgcttgttcgagggaacgcagtttcactgtaatTGAATTTGGAAACCCTATTTGgtgttttccatttttcaacattttccttaaCTGCTCCTTTCAGACTAAACCTGCTAACAAATTAGGAAAAGCGACGACTAAATGCTTTTCCAGTTTTTCCTGCCAGAACCACAAAAATGTGAAACATACTTCTGTTCGAAAGATTGTCCAGCCCCAATATACTTCAGCTGTTTACCATGACACTGCCACCTATTTTCTATACATGCATTTTAGTTTTAGGGCATACCAATAAACCGTGTTCTGTTCGAATTTCATGTCACAGAAGacttgaaaaagaaaaacacttaGTTACAATCGAAGGACCAACTGAAGGAAACCAGCTACCATGGTTCAAATACTGGTAAAAGAAATAAAccgttaaaaaaaatgtaatgagAGAGAAGATCAAATTGGATGAGGAAAAACAACAAGAATAATAAACAAAGTACACTCAAGCCATGGATCAGAAACATTCTGTAATTCAAAACCTAGTAgaagaaaaacttaaaaaaaagcatttcttcttacttcattattctgttaatgtGTACTTTAATTGCTAGTAGGACTGCGTGTTTTTCATACGTAAAAATATTGACTATCATGATTACTTTGTGATTATCTGTCaacttgtattatatattgtattatcaaaataaatactggttaaaccaataCCAGGAAGTAACAATAACATCAAGTGTTGGTCATGGCaacttaattgataaaaaaatactataaatcCACACTTTATAATGCTTCTGTTCTTGACGTGAAAAACAACTTCTGCAGCATGAGCCAACAAAAAAGGTTAGTTCTTGGATAAGAAGGAAAAGGGTGGCCATATCAATATGCTATCCTCAAGTGACAGTCCCAGAGATAGAAACCAACAGTACAATTTAATCAGGAAAATGAAAGTTAGACAtatcttttaagaaatacagGGTCAGTTATCCAGATGAACTTAATAAAACTAATAGCAGACAAGGACTCAGGAAAAAATATAGacttcatttcattcaaaagaACAAAGGATACATCCATATACATTTGCAATGACTGATACTGCTGTTTCTTGGACACAAACATTTTGTGATCCTTCAAGCACCTCAAAGTCACGAGTGAAAATAACAAGACCAGAATGTAAAaggtttgaaattatttattttattttttatatattatttatttttatttaaggatGATTTTTGTCCCCAACAAGGAGACAGAACAAATTCCAGGGTATTTTCCCCCCACTGgaggatatggcatgtatgtgcTATTATTTTATATCTGGGAGTAGCAATAACATCAGGTGTTGGCAACGGCAACGCCATCAATCAGAAAAGACTTTATGTACGCACTGTATGTGGATGTGAGAAACTGAAACATGTGGCATCAAAAGGGCAGTCTTTGCCCCTTTTCACCACATATTTGAGTTTCTCACATCATGACATCTACATTAAGTCAACAGAAGTAgcaaactagagctgtcacaggagtgacgaatacccccaaatgccgcctggacacaggaatggcaaaccattcctttgaaaagaggccataactccaaggttactgcacactgcatcttcttttatcatgcatgtattgtttgtccggaaaccgtttttctattttcgtaacagtgcacaaaaacctttactccactggccccattttcaatcacaagcattgtcttcacagaggctgcctatacagcaagtttcatcacaatatctcatgcccaattaaagttatgaagcagaaaccatttttctatttttagtaacagtgaccttgaccttggccccaccagccccaatatcaaactcatTTCTGTATCTTCTGAAATGTACACCTTTGTaccaaaaatgttcaaatctgtcaagcctttcaggagttatcgtccggaaaccattcttctatttttagtaacagtgaccttgaccccaccagccccaatatcgaacttgatctgtatcttctgatgttacacctgtgtaccaaaaattgttcaaatccttttagcctttcatgagttatcgtccagaaaccgtttttctattttaagtatcagtgaccttgaccttggccccaccagccccaatatcgaacttgacctgtatcttctgatgttacacctgtgtaccaaaaaattttcaaatctgtcaagcttttcatgagttatcgtccggaaaccgtttttctatttttagtaacagtgtccttgaccttcgccccaccagccccaatatcgaacttgacctgtatcttctgatgttacacctgtgtacccaaaatttttcaaatctgtcaagcctttcatgagttatcgtccggaaaccatttttctatttttagtaacagtgaccttgaccttggccccaccagccccaatatcgaacttgacctgtatcttctgttgttacacctgtgtacccaaattttttcaaatctgtctagcctttcatgagttatcgtccggaaaccgtttttctatttttagtaacagtgaccttgaccttggccccaccagccccaatatcgaacttgacctgtatcttctgatgttacacctgtgtaccaaaattttttcaaatctgtctagcctttcatgagttatcttccggaaaccatgaaaaccgacagaccgaccgacaagctcactcctatataccccctcaaacttcgtttgtggggctTGTACTTCCAAAAGTTTTATTTCGATGATCGAGGAACCAATGCTCTActttttgaaaaacagatgagGTAAAAATTAGAATAACATCTAGCAACAAGCAACAGTAAACTGGAACAGTAACAAGATCATGCAAGGTGATAACTGTTTCCACTAACTTGTGTCCCTTATCACAGTCAAATATCTAACACACTGTCAAATTCAAGTGTCCAAATGCATCACATAACTTGGAATTGCACTTTAAGTTTTGAACACAAATAGTGTTACAATGCCGTATTCCTAGTTGTCAAACTGCGTCAAAGTGCTGAGGGCTGGTCCTTTCCGGATAAGGTCTTCAGGTCGGAAAGTATCCGGTTTACTCTGTCCTCCAGGCTGTCAGTGTTTCCTAAATAGACTGGAAATATATGAGACATATGTCAAGGGACTTATCTCAAGAAATATGTTTACAGAGTTACGGCACAAGCCTGTCAAATGCACTTTGTCATTATAAGGCCAAAaagtgttaaagtaatcttctttataaagctttaaaggttttaaagtatatattaaaacacgtacttaaaaaaaaatatatatatatacatttttttttgttttgttatttaactgACCCCTATTATATAGGTAGAGTCGGGTTTACctcaaaccaaatgtatttttttttatgcctTAAAAAGAGAACAAAGTTTCATGTTAACAGGTTTTAACCAAGGTTTTGAACAAGGATGGCATAACAGAAATGCTAAGGAAAAACTATTTGCTTTACAAACAGCTGAAAGAAGATCGAATCAAGGTTCCATATTAAATCAACAGCCTTGACTAAAActtaattttatcaattttacatgttttatttacttagtCTTAGCAAATATTTCTCAACGAAAACTAGTCTAAACTAACATTAACAGCTATATTACCGAACTTTTTTGCAAACTAGAACAAGTCAACTCCAACACAGAAAAGAacttgtataagcatttaaatcTTCTTTGCACGAGATTGACAAATAAGCTCAACACATAACAAACCTATATCTTCTTGGTCACTGATGGCTTCCATGTGTTTCTCGTGCAATGGCCAGACATACTGCTCGAAGTAGCCAGGTACATCTGGTGGGTCGTAGTCCCTGTATCTGGaattaaacgaaaaaaaactcATATGGTTGGCTGATCCTTGggaaaaactgttgtttttatgatttttgatttcGAAAGTATTACCGACATAACTGAAAAACTATTATAGCCACAGTAATAGAACTGGCTAGAAACATATATTACCTCATTTGCATCACATTTATCATGTTTCTTCATTGATTTCCGACTTTGCCAATTTcgaataaattacaaaatattgtacttcgaatataatatgtaaaattatataaaaattcCTTCAATTATTATTTCTACTGCTTATCAGCAATTTTAAGACTATATTTTTCTTAGCTTAACTATTCAGCAGTAAAACATACTGTCGTCTATTCCAACATGTCTCCTTGTCCACCGAGAGGAAATACTTCAGGTCAAACAGACTAGATAACGGtctgaaatagattttataaGGTAACaactatatttacattttattgacatgGATTTCTAAATCCCTAGCCGATTTCATTAGAAATGCATCTTAGGcctaaaaataatgtatttttgttaaggCAAAGGTCTCAAAAGAAGATAAGGTACACTAGGGCCATTTTAAAGTCTGTCAAAGCTGCAAAATTGCAAACAAATCAtgacatttcaaaatgtttaaactggATCTGAACTACTTTACATAATGAGCATCCATGCACAAATCAGATCCAATTTTTTTCATAGGTCTAGAAAAACTGTCGTAGGTGTCCGGCAACCTGACCTTTCCTACGAAAGACGAGTGAAATTATCTCTTCTGAATCTAAGATGCGAGTGAATACCTCCATCCAAATATTGAGAATCCCTCGATGAACACGTAAGCCTGTCCCTCTTCTGTATTCTGTAGCGTAGAGACGAGCGTTTTTACATCATTTACCATCCGGTCCATTTCTAGGGAGCGGTAATCTGAAGAGTTATATATCTAGATTAGAGAGTTATATATCTATATTAGAGAGTTATATATCTAGATTAGAGAGTTATATATCTAGATTAGAGGTGTAACGATTTGCtccaataaattgaaaaattggTTTTTTACTTACAGATTCGATTCTATACGGAAACCCAAAAATTTTATTCCATCTGATACATGCATGCTACAAAATGATGCATTCTAAACATGTCCACTTTTGCTGTAAAGGTATACAAGACATTCATGACAGAATAGCCATACTGGAAGGTATACAGTCTTCGAAATTGGACTTCCAAGATAAACATGCACCAGTGCTTGACATCCAAATCTTTCAACAAGCTCTGATACATAAAATCTAGATTTCAAGTAAGCCCAGAAAACATTTGACCAGTACATGGCTTacgggcttgtgcttatttcgaACACTGGGTATACATCCATGGTTCAATACATGTAGCATTCTTAAACATTGTATGATTTcccaataataaatatttgaatgcaGGCGTTGGCATGGCATGATGGTATCATATCGGACACAATTAAAAGCAGTTGCATACATTTACAACCCAGAATGACAAGATGTCCATGCAAAGCATTGACAACCACCAAGAATGataacataaatgttcaaaCCTTCCCAGTTGTGATGATTTAGTTTCTCTATGTATATGGGAGCCAGTCTCTGGTCCCCTGGGGGTAGGTAGTAATAGTCTTGACACACATGGTGGCTCCGGGGAATCAGCTGAACCAGTTTACTCGCCACTGTGGACTTGCCGCTATTTGTAGTCCTATGATAAAAGACTGTTCAATGTCATTGTAAAGTATACAGTCTACTTTCATAAAGAATACTAAAATACAAGGCTTGTCCCAATATATTGTAGAAAAAACAGTCTCAAAGTTCATTGAATATGTtagaaaaattgatattttgcaattattataattcaaataaattagaTATGGACACACTTATCCTCTTGCCACCATAGGACCTGCTTAGCTCAAAAAAGGAATAAACTGAAGTACTTCAAGACAAGAATGTTGCAGAGCAAATGCCAATActcgttttttgtttttttaagtataaaaggggcataactcaacatttagttaagccagagttatgggccttgctgtacatgtgtgttTTGTACATACTGTCTTTGACAATATGTTGACTAAGTTTTTAGCGAAAGTAATTTAGTTTTTGCACAAACGTAACGACCATGGCACAAAGGCTATTACAATAACTTGACTATTTTACTTTGAGAAACACACAGGTTAATAAGTGTAAGCATACCCGCTGATCCCAACCACAAGCACTTTTCTACATTGGGTAAACATTGAGGAATCTGTGTTctgcaaaagaaaaataagcatttaatgCTGACTTCatgacaaaaaatcataaaatttcataaaaatttaGTCGCTATAAGAGCTTTATAAAGCTATATAAGACTTATGAAAAAGAAAGTAGAACcatcattttgaaatgaatgtgGAAATTAAGGATATAAtttgtagtatatatatatctatatcaaCGTATCATACGTAATACCGAGTTTTCAAAGGTGACAGTTTTGGATTTTAAGAATATTGTCAAATGGCACATGAAATTGACTTGGTGCTCAGTCtttaaatatgtgtaaatatatatataagacacTTTAAGACAACATACTGAAAACAACAGTGATTTTAGGACAACATTTAGAATAATGTCATGGAAATGAACTGTCAAATACTGAAACACCGGTAGCTGCAATAGAATGTAATTTTTTGTTACAGAGCAAAGGAtgcaacacaaaatattatgttaggTAACTGGTTGCAAAGCTCGTAAAGATCTTGGCTTATAGAACAAAAAGTTTAAACGATGGAATTGTGATTGTTGTGAAAAGTTTTGGATGGATGAGTAAgcagggtttccgccagcccGGAACGCCTTCCCGTGGAGATGCTAATTACCGACATGTGTTAATTGTACTGACATGCCTTAATCCCGCAGCATGGAGCCTTATCaaaacagtaataaatattgacaatacaCAGCTTAGATTTTCGtaagtttttatcaaaaaagttatttagaaattaatgtcattttcttGTCAGATCACATCAGTTATGACCCGAGGTGACCATTATAAGAAGTCACATGATTCCTCACACTGACATTGCAATTGAGTATCAGAAATCAAGAATGCTAATTTAATTTCAACATGTCTAAATGTGAACTCCTGATGCTTCCTATGAGTACAGTTATCTCATTGTTCGTCAAAAGTGGTGAGTATTAACCCAGTTGCCTTCCCAAGTTATCTGAAGCTCTGCTTATTGAATCGATTATTACAATTAGCTTGTGAAACTTCCCCAATCAGCTAATTTTGTAAGTTTTGTAAGTCAACAAATGTTAACTTCGAAAATACTTctgaaattttctttttttatcacattcaCAATGCATTAGTATAATTGGTGTGCCAAAATTGGCAGAATGAAAAACAAAGCATAAAATGTGACAATATTGTGGGAGTTTATACAGCCTCaggattaaataatttatattactttaaaatattttgcaaatgtcatcatattgattttttaaaaatataaggaCTTGTAAGTTAAGATAGTTGGACGATTTCCATTCCAGTTCAACTGTTAAAACAAGTTCAAATAACTAGTGGCATTTATAAGTAACATAGATTAATTCAAAGAAACTTCTGAGAAATGGTTTGATCAATTACAATGCACTGGCTGGTCTTCCCAATCGTCTGCCTCCTCCGACGAAGAAGAGTTACCCACCcctgtttgatttattttgttcaagaaAGCCGATAAAAGCTGTTTGTTTAaatggtctgtctgtgttgtttcgcGAACTGGTTGATCAGATACGCTTAAAGATTCAATAGTCACACCAGGCGCGTTCTCGTTGGAATTTCTATTGGTGTTTTCAGTGTTTTCTTGTTCCACATCTATTTTAACGTTTTCCGCCATATTAACGTCATGCACCTAAAATGTCGAAGCTTTATGTCAGCATCGGCAAAGGTTATTTACTACTAAACTCAATGcgaataataaataatattcttgTGCGCtgcatatttttgtttgaaaactcaTGCTTTAGTCACTAGAtcttgtattttataaattaatcgCTCATCGCTTATGGCATAACCTTCGACAAGGTTCTACATAAACTAGACCATTATGGGGTACcgtaaagaaaaatgtcaactcCTGCATAGATCTATACACTCGTTCCTCTGAAACCGGAACCCAGCAAATCGTTCTTGAtggtgaaaaatgaaaaatcagaTACAGCCAGTGTTCTCTCCGGCGTACCACAGGGTAGAGTTCTTGGCCCATTGCTATTTCAGCCTACATAAATAACCTCCCTGAGTTGGTACAATCCTCCAGCACGAAGCTATTTGCTGACGACAAtatacagtactgttaagaccaaactttacACTCTTGTTCACTAGGAGTGCACTAGTAGTGAACAATTTGTGCACTAAGGATAAACTAATGTAGTCTGTAGTTTATTAGATAAGCCAGTATAGATTTTCCTGGTCCACTCAGATTGGCCTTActatattgataaaacattttagtataCTGCATTTATTGATGACTTTATGATGATCATCATTTAATGGACCAGTAACTAAAGACAATGGGTTTCTACCTAGCATTTACTAGTCAtatttgtcaactttttaattctaatgtaggtgaaataaaaataaaacatttcttaaataaatccaataaatattatttgtaagccaatattttaaaatagggGTGTAATCAATATAATTGTGCTACTATTGTAACAtccaaacatttgttttggtaattcagacatttaattaaagtcaATGGGGCCATTGACAGgcaggggccaatttcctgtgtatttgtttattggctcggGGCAATTTGGAGGTGACACCATTTAGAGTAGAAAATAGCATTGTCCTATCAATTCTTGCATAAACAATATGTGCATAgccaatgtattaatttgactgatgagaagtaaataataaacaaattaagtaacattacatttatgttgtatgatataaatcatataaatgggatattattaataataactaacattactcttattcttactctaaagcattgttataatgcttttaatatgatttaaaaagttatcaaaataaaaaggtaaGTCAAACACTGACAGATCTGAGATTTAAAAGACAGCAGGAtgcaataaagataaagatcaatacacagactTGTGtactatggggggggggggggggggcttaaagAAGGCTTAGTGTAGCCTTCAATGGAtagtatttcattaaataatgaagCAGCAGAACCAATTATACGAAACttctaaaatatatgtttatctattatgtgtttcaaattaGAAATGCAATCAATAAATCTGGGTACAATTTAGAAAATGtactataataattaatgttgtacttatttgataatgattgcTGTTAGGCTGTCACCTTAAATCACAattcatttgttaaacaaaaataaacataaaattataagttttagaatagatggaagaaaatcttgttttttataACCTTTGAATGAATCAACAATGGCACAACATTTTCTCAGTTTGAGCTTGGAACAATAAGGTATGAACCTTGAGGATTACCTATTTTAAATAACGAACAACTTCATTATATccttgtaaaatgtattgttattgttaaaataaaggcttatgaatttatttcatcattatgtTCAATAAGTGTTTGAAGATGAAACCCTTTAACCCAGAACCaaagttatatcattatacctatcaattaatatcaaaataatgcaatgcatattaataaagaaaacaaaaaacatttaaatatctttgtttgacaatttcttttttacaaaacatcagtttttttaattcaataaatctatatcatttacatgaaaGATCCAAATGGATTATAAGTATTCtctataaattaattaacattaaaacatctgtttaAACTACACCCATCATTCTAAGTTTCACTGTAAAGATAGCCTTTATTATAGACTGAATAAACCTTATCTGGTCAGCCCCTTGTCTGCATTTAGTCTTTCCCTAGTCTTccccttgtcttaccctagtgcactacgaAGTGCACTGATGGTGAACTGATAGTGAACAAGAAGTTCACTAActgtcaagtttggtcttaacagtactgtatgCTCTTCAAAGTAATCATCAGTGGCCAAGACAGTTGCAGACTTCAAGAGGATCTTTCTGCATTAGAGGATTGGAAGGAATCTTGGCAGATGAGTCTACCCCTTAAAATGCTATGTTTTAAGGATAGCACCTCGACGCACAAGTGTCCATATGACACTCAGTACCGGCTCCATGCGGGACACATCCTCAGTGAAGTAGTTGACGCCAGCAAGTATTTATTGTCACATTGACAAAGAACTTCACCTGGAACCGGCATTACATAGGTGATTCAACAGGCAAGGTCAATCGGCCACTCGGATTTCTACCGTATGAATATCAAGGAATGCATGCCACGGCACCAGTTAAGAAAGCTTCATACAAAGCCGGCCATGGTCCGACCAATCATAGAAAAATCATCAACTTCATACAAAGCCATGGTCCGCGACCAATCCTAGAAAATGCATCAACTGTCTGGGACCCTTACAAACAGGCGCTCACTTTAAACATATTGAGCAGGTTCAGCGCAGAGCAGCACGTACGCttcgttttaaacaatgactTCACGTCAAGAACTCCAGGTTGCGTCTCCAAGATGATCAAAGACCTCACCTTCTTTACTATTGAGCCACGATCGTTGTAAACACGGCAGTCTGCATAATGATTTTCAAGACGAAAATTAAGTACCACAGGAAGGTCGACTCACGCACCAGAGGTCATCTCAGCCGTACCAGAAGTGTGTCACATGTCAGACATTGCCCAACACGTTCTTTCGAAGAGCTGTGAATAACT from Mya arenaria isolate MELC-2E11 chromosome 7, ASM2691426v1 carries:
- the LOC128240570 gene encoding nicotinamide riboside kinase 1-like — encoded protein: MFTQCRKVLVVGISGTTNSGKSTVASKLVQLIPRSHHVCQDYYYLPPGDQRLAPIYIEKLNHHNWEDYRSLEMDRMVNDVKTLVSTLQNTEEGQAYVFIEGFSIFGWRPLSSLFDLKYFLSVDKETCWNRRQYRDYDPPDVPGYFEQYVWPLHEKHMEAISDQEDIVYLGNTDSLEDRVNRILSDLKTLSGKDQPSAL